In a single window of the Terriglobus roseus genome:
- a CDS encoding dihydrodipicolinate synthase family protein: protein MSDATAKFRSLMHQGLVIPAHPLALTEDLRIDERHQRALTRYYCDAGSGGVAVGVHTTQFNIRDTCVGLFKPVLELALEEVHTFEARSGKTLAKIGGICGPTPQAVREAETLRELGYDGGLLSLAALGNASNEELIEHCRIVGETIPLIGFYLQPAVGGRPLNAHFWERFVEIESVVAIKVASFDRYQTMEVLRAVAHSGRGSEIALYTGNDDNIVADLLTEFRFGDRTAHFVGGLLGQWAVWTSRAVELLRSVQEAKSNRARLDTVLARGAEITDANAAIFDARHEFRGCIPGIHEVLSRQGLLAGRWCLDPHESLSPGQLDEINRIYAAYPLLNDDAFVAENLDRWLA, encoded by the coding sequence ATGTCGGATGCAACGGCCAAATTTCGCAGCCTAATGCACCAGGGCCTGGTGATACCGGCCCATCCGCTCGCATTAACGGAAGACCTCCGTATCGACGAGCGCCATCAGCGGGCGCTGACGCGGTATTACTGCGATGCCGGCAGCGGCGGCGTTGCCGTGGGTGTGCACACGACCCAATTCAACATTCGCGATACCTGCGTCGGGCTCTTCAAGCCGGTGCTCGAACTTGCTCTTGAAGAAGTACATACCTTCGAAGCACGCAGCGGCAAGACCCTGGCGAAGATCGGAGGCATCTGCGGTCCCACACCGCAAGCGGTTCGTGAGGCGGAAACGCTGCGCGAGCTTGGGTATGATGGTGGTCTTCTCAGCCTTGCTGCACTGGGGAATGCCTCCAACGAGGAACTGATCGAGCACTGCCGTATCGTTGGCGAAACCATCCCGCTGATTGGCTTCTATCTGCAGCCCGCTGTGGGTGGACGTCCACTGAACGCGCACTTCTGGGAGCGCTTTGTTGAGATCGAATCCGTAGTTGCAATCAAGGTCGCCTCCTTCGACCGCTACCAGACGATGGAGGTGCTCCGCGCCGTCGCGCACAGCGGCCGCGGCTCAGAGATCGCGCTCTACACCGGCAATGACGACAACATCGTCGCCGATCTCCTGACTGAGTTCCGCTTCGGTGACCGCACTGCACACTTCGTGGGTGGCCTGCTGGGCCAGTGGGCCGTCTGGACATCGCGCGCCGTCGAGCTTCTGCGGTCCGTGCAGGAGGCGAAGAGCAATCGCGCCCGTCTTGACACGGTTCTGGCACGCGGTGCCGAAATTACCGACGCCAACGCTGCCATCTTCGACGCCCGGCACGAGTTCCGCGGCTGCATTCCAGGCATTCACGAAGTGCTGAGCCGCCAGGGTCTGCTGGCAGGCAGGTGGTGCTTGGATCCGCATGAAAGCCTCTCACCCGGGCAGCTCGATGAGATCAATCGCATCTACGCCGCCTATCCGCTCTTGAACGACGACGCCTTTGTGGCGGAGAATCTCGACCGCTGGTTGGCTTAA
- a CDS encoding TonB-dependent receptor domain-containing protein, producing MALGLLMALTLWRPDAAHAQNVTATINGIITDPGGAVVPNANVVIKDLDRATVRSAKTNESGFYSVSNLPVGRYEVRVMATGFQTSVESPIPLQANQVFAANVHLPIGAETMVVEVTTEAPLLQTDTTDVGTTIDAATNVTLPLASRNYLQLSLLTPGVVTVQPSGFGNGQNVGQVARPEVNGNRFTANSYLLDGMDNNDAGSNYVVYSPQPDALQEFRIITQNAPADFGNYMGGVISASIKSGTNKFHGSAFEFFRNDKLNANEWMNKLVPGSPVPRTKVRWNEYGGSIGGPVLKDKLFFFADYQAERFNFPSTSSLITVFTAKERAGDVSELVAAGKKVIDPLTGQPFPNNVIPQNRLSKAALAILSSSLYPTPINSAIQGNAYNTVVTQTNVDQGDGRLDYAATEKDRFMGRFSYSRLNNPKLSSFNYAYNTANLVTSWNFVTGYTRTLRQNLLNDARVGVNYVQVGQNHTSANFTGDAGSLFSIPGLTSSFLPAMSFSGGFVTGFGTKAAITDNYDTSIQYSDVLNWVHGRHNTRFGFQGWRVRVNGLFNSNNGNSGSLTFGSIFSGSAESNFLLGLPSQVNVGAAGSGWGQRNSIYAGLIQDDWKITDRLTFNLGLRYENHTPFVEARDRQVNWDPQTGNLELPNQNGNNRALYKNYNGYGNYQPRIGIAWQVLTKTTLRGSYGLSSFMEGTGLGLRLPGNPPRAVATSANYSALSYPTTTLDQGFSPIATPAGCNLAGLINADPLCYKGAIIYSWDKHVQPAQSHQWSMFLQQEIWPNATFQIGYVGQATRHLTNAQLLTQGVLQSPGVVAPSPYFANNRQYINQVAYIFGTFAAAHQSYHALQTQLQGRNNRGFSYQVNYTWSRCMTNSQGFFGEGGQSSGPSAWWQNSYDPKGETGACYYNVKGVFSGYATYELPIGRGKHFGTNMNRAADAVVGGWKVNLIPTFRGGFPLTLSSNDDHSGTNSFQNRPDCVAPPRVLHKQTIGNGLYGYRWFDPASYAEPKAGTFGSCSVSSVYGPGQQTIDTSVAKTFAITEHQNVEFRSEFFNTLNHPILDAPSTSGINSSNPNAGTIGQIKTSEGARQIQFALKYNF from the coding sequence TTGGCGCTGGGCCTCTTGATGGCGCTGACTCTCTGGAGACCGGACGCAGCGCACGCACAGAACGTTACGGCAACCATCAATGGCATCATTACGGACCCGGGTGGTGCGGTCGTTCCAAACGCAAACGTCGTGATTAAAGACCTGGATCGCGCAACGGTCAGGTCTGCTAAGACCAACGAGTCCGGCTTCTACAGCGTAAGCAATCTGCCTGTCGGTCGGTACGAGGTGCGTGTCATGGCCACCGGCTTCCAGACGTCGGTCGAGTCGCCCATTCCGCTCCAAGCTAACCAGGTGTTTGCCGCGAATGTTCATCTACCGATCGGGGCCGAGACGATGGTGGTGGAGGTGACGACCGAGGCCCCCCTTCTGCAGACGGACACAACCGACGTTGGGACAACGATTGACGCGGCCACGAACGTCACTCTGCCCTTGGCAAGCCGGAATTATCTGCAGTTAAGCCTGCTGACGCCGGGTGTGGTGACGGTTCAGCCTTCCGGTTTCGGCAACGGTCAGAACGTAGGACAGGTTGCACGCCCTGAGGTCAATGGAAATCGCTTCACCGCGAACAGCTACCTGCTGGACGGTATGGACAATAACGATGCCGGAAGCAACTACGTGGTGTACTCCCCTCAGCCGGATGCTCTGCAGGAGTTCCGCATCATCACGCAGAACGCGCCTGCCGATTTCGGCAACTACATGGGCGGCGTCATCAGCGCCAGCATCAAGAGCGGCACCAACAAGTTCCACGGCTCTGCGTTCGAGTTCTTCCGCAATGACAAGCTGAACGCGAATGAATGGATGAACAAGTTGGTTCCCGGCAGCCCGGTTCCGCGTACGAAGGTGCGCTGGAACGAATATGGCGGAAGCATCGGCGGCCCCGTCCTCAAGGACAAGCTCTTCTTCTTTGCCGATTACCAGGCTGAGCGTTTCAACTTCCCAAGTACGTCTTCACTGATCACCGTCTTCACCGCGAAGGAACGCGCGGGCGACGTCTCTGAGTTGGTGGCGGCAGGCAAGAAGGTGATTGATCCCCTGACCGGTCAGCCCTTTCCAAACAACGTTATTCCGCAGAACCGCCTGAGTAAGGCAGCGCTGGCGATTCTGAGTTCCTCGCTGTATCCCACTCCCATCAACAGTGCGATCCAGGGGAACGCATACAACACGGTCGTCACGCAGACCAACGTCGACCAAGGCGATGGGCGTCTCGACTATGCCGCAACCGAGAAGGACCGCTTTATGGGCCGCTTCTCTTACTCCAGGCTGAACAACCCGAAACTCAGCTCATTCAACTACGCGTACAACACGGCGAACTTGGTGACGTCCTGGAACTTTGTGACGGGCTACACCCGCACGTTGCGACAGAACCTGCTGAATGACGCCCGTGTGGGTGTGAACTATGTCCAGGTCGGGCAGAACCACACCTCCGCCAACTTCACCGGCGACGCGGGATCGCTCTTCAGCATCCCCGGCCTGACTTCGAGCTTTCTGCCGGCGATGAGCTTCAGCGGCGGCTTTGTAACTGGATTTGGGACCAAGGCTGCCATCACGGATAACTACGACACGTCCATTCAGTATTCGGACGTTTTGAACTGGGTGCATGGTCGTCACAACACGCGCTTTGGCTTCCAGGGATGGCGCGTACGGGTCAACGGTCTGTTCAACAGCAATAACGGTAACTCTGGCAGCTTGACCTTCGGCTCGATCTTTTCGGGCAGTGCGGAATCCAACTTCCTGCTCGGGCTGCCCAGCCAGGTAAACGTGGGCGCGGCCGGTTCGGGATGGGGACAACGGAACAGCATCTACGCCGGACTGATCCAGGATGACTGGAAGATTACCGATCGGTTGACCTTCAATCTGGGGCTTCGCTATGAGAATCACACACCCTTCGTTGAGGCTCGTGATCGCCAGGTGAACTGGGATCCGCAAACGGGCAACCTCGAACTGCCGAACCAGAACGGCAACAATCGCGCCCTCTATAAGAACTACAACGGCTATGGAAACTACCAGCCTCGCATCGGTATCGCCTGGCAGGTGCTGACGAAGACGACGCTTCGTGGCTCCTACGGCTTGTCCTCATTCATGGAAGGCACCGGCCTGGGACTGCGCCTGCCGGGCAACCCGCCTCGCGCGGTGGCCACCAGCGCCAACTACAGCGCTCTCTCGTATCCGACAACAACGCTGGATCAGGGCTTCAGCCCAATTGCCACGCCTGCCGGCTGCAACCTTGCTGGTCTGATCAATGCAGATCCGCTCTGCTACAAGGGCGCGATTATCTACTCGTGGGACAAGCACGTGCAGCCCGCGCAGTCTCATCAGTGGAGTATGTTCCTCCAACAGGAGATCTGGCCCAACGCAACCTTCCAGATCGGATACGTGGGACAGGCGACTCGTCACCTGACCAACGCGCAACTGCTCACGCAGGGAGTCCTGCAATCGCCCGGCGTGGTCGCGCCGTCTCCCTACTTTGCCAACAACCGTCAGTACATCAACCAGGTCGCGTACATCTTCGGTACGTTTGCAGCCGCCCATCAGAGCTATCACGCGTTGCAGACGCAACTGCAGGGACGCAACAACCGTGGCTTCTCTTACCAGGTGAACTACACGTGGTCGCGTTGCATGACGAACTCGCAGGGCTTCTTCGGCGAGGGCGGACAGTCGTCGGGTCCAAGTGCCTGGTGGCAGAACAGCTACGACCCGAAGGGTGAAACGGGCGCGTGCTACTACAACGTAAAGGGCGTCTTCAGCGGCTATGCGACATATGAACTGCCCATCGGTCGTGGCAAGCACTTCGGTACAAACATGAACCGCGCAGCCGATGCCGTGGTGGGTGGATGGAAGGTCAACCTCATTCCAACTTTCCGTGGCGGCTTCCCGCTGACGCTTAGCTCGAATGACGATCACTCCGGTACCAACTCGTTCCAGAACAGGCCTGACTGTGTGGCACCACCTCGCGTGCTCCACAAGCAGACGATCGGCAATGGCCTGTATGGCTATCGCTGGTTTGATCCCGCATCGTATGCCGAGCCGAAGGCTGGCACCTTCGGAAGCTGCAGCGTGAGCTCGGTCTACGGTCCTGGCCAACAGACCATCGATACCAGCGTGGCGAAGACCTTCGCCATCACAGAGCACCAGAACGTCGAGTTCCGTTCGGAGTTCTTTAACACGCTCAACCATCCCATCCTCGATGCTCCGAGCACCAGCGGCATCAATAGCTCCAACCCGAATGCCGGCACCATTGGGCAGATCAAGACTTCAGAGGGCGCGCGGCAAATCCAGTTCGCGCTGAAATATAACTTCTAA
- a CDS encoding NAD-dependent epimerase/dehydratase family protein: MTPITTDEQLDQQLTMPSAADVAFAQRLEGDTVILGAGGKMGPTLAKRLRLALAEAGKDSGILAISRFESAQARQELETAGVETLSADLLNPEAVGQLPHARNVLYLAGRKFGSAADPELTWAMNALVPAWVANHYRKSRIVAFSTGNVYPFVSLEEGGSVETDALAPRGEYAQSCLARERVFQYYSKKFDTPCLIYRLNYAIDLRYGVLVDIARQVIAGEPVDIAVPAVNVLWQGDANSYAIRSLEHCECPARILNVTGPETISVRRAAEFFAERFGCALQLKGEPGSFALLNNASACHAALGYPSVSALELMDAVATWVLAGGSSLNKITKFQVMDGKF, from the coding sequence ATGACACCGATAACGACGGATGAACAGCTCGACCAGCAACTCACCATGCCCAGCGCGGCAGACGTTGCCTTTGCGCAGCGCCTCGAAGGAGACACGGTGATTCTGGGAGCAGGCGGCAAGATGGGACCGACCCTTGCGAAACGCCTGCGCCTGGCTCTGGCCGAGGCTGGTAAAGACAGCGGGATCCTTGCCATCTCTCGATTTGAATCTGCTCAAGCGCGGCAGGAACTCGAAACAGCCGGTGTTGAGACCCTCTCAGCGGATTTGCTTAACCCCGAAGCGGTCGGCCAGTTGCCGCACGCGCGGAACGTGCTATACCTTGCTGGCCGTAAATTCGGTTCAGCTGCCGACCCGGAACTCACCTGGGCGATGAATGCGCTGGTGCCAGCCTGGGTTGCGAACCACTATCGCAAGTCACGCATCGTCGCCTTCTCTACTGGAAACGTCTACCCTTTCGTTTCGCTGGAAGAGGGCGGCTCGGTGGAAACAGATGCCCTGGCGCCCCGTGGTGAGTATGCACAATCTTGCCTGGCGCGCGAACGAGTCTTTCAGTACTACTCCAAGAAGTTCGACACACCGTGCCTGATCTACCGGCTGAACTACGCCATCGATCTTCGCTATGGCGTACTCGTCGATATCGCTCGACAGGTGATCGCGGGGGAACCCGTCGATATCGCTGTGCCTGCGGTTAACGTTCTGTGGCAAGGCGATGCGAACTCGTATGCTATCCGTTCGCTCGAGCATTGCGAATGCCCTGCACGCATCCTCAACGTCACGGGTCCGGAGACAATCTCCGTGCGTCGAGCCGCGGAGTTCTTTGCCGAACGTTTCGGCTGCGCGCTGCAACTGAAGGGCGAACCCGGATCTTTTGCACTCTTGAACAATGCGTCAGCCTGCCATGCGGCTCTGGGTTATCCGTCTGTCTCCGCATTGGAGCTCATGGACGCAGTCGCCACTTGGGTGCTTGCCGGCGGTAGCAGCCTGAACAAGATCACGAAATTTCAAGTTATGGATGGTAAGTTTTGA
- a CDS encoding glycoside hydrolase family 9 protein: MQLSLSHLGYLPSSPKTLTLIPGKDISLPNRIPYYLRQNCLRMERDRPAEPGFSPRFPSPYRLLEGNLTGTDAASAFYTGQLVRCDTAWGTLWQADFSDYTTPGSFQIETDFQISPPFAIRPRVYDRLLSGYLTFLRAQRCGCDVFGVHPACHLDDGYLDRDGSAWPVVGGWHDAGDFRKWLAFTQHHLDALATMLERCTDELERGGIPTGTLRDEIAWGNRFFHSMVSPEGQVFEDVAGGRAPAASTLSYEKHWWFENHPGCFGDATDNRWTDNLPSSGDERMVRTTYNPLVQWAFIHTQIRVARHLPAEEAAQCRHYVDRAFQYAERYPHDGRTLFLAAELRGRLERLASGIDSHTNAITNVADRLLDRQDRTTSGLSGFFTESQRTDAYRSIAFSADPALALLRLYELRHLLLNPAIAARAQEAIARYVEQYLLADAFSNPFALTPYGIFFHPPQRDRQRFREAGAGRGVRTFMHPYNEQGIVHGTSSVLLSHAHLLARAAHQFQHSGWRAAAERLLQWCLGHNPENRSLFSGVGYRHPVGYSYRIPQLPEAPVTGFIGAPDDTPYLETSTAIEWNTLEYWSIPYIHAAQAACWIQA, encoded by the coding sequence ATGCAGCTCAGTCTTAGCCATCTTGGTTATCTGCCGTCCAGTCCGAAGACACTCACCCTGATTCCCGGCAAGGACATCTCTCTGCCGAATCGCATTCCGTATTACCTGCGTCAGAACTGCCTGCGCATGGAACGCGACCGTCCCGCAGAACCAGGATTTTCCCCACGATTTCCCTCGCCTTATCGCCTCCTCGAAGGAAACTTGACAGGAACGGATGCAGCATCTGCCTTCTACACCGGGCAGCTTGTTCGTTGCGACACTGCGTGGGGCACTCTATGGCAGGCTGACTTTTCTGACTACACGACACCCGGCAGCTTCCAGATTGAAACCGACTTCCAGATCAGCCCTCCCTTCGCCATTCGTCCGCGTGTGTATGATCGCCTTCTCTCTGGATATCTGACATTTCTTCGCGCCCAGCGTTGCGGGTGCGACGTCTTCGGCGTTCATCCCGCATGCCATCTCGATGATGGGTATCTCGACCGCGATGGCTCAGCCTGGCCCGTGGTGGGCGGATGGCATGATGCCGGCGACTTCCGTAAGTGGCTTGCCTTCACACAGCACCATCTGGACGCGCTCGCAACCATGCTGGAGCGTTGCACAGACGAACTCGAACGCGGTGGCATCCCGACCGGGACGCTGCGGGACGAAATCGCCTGGGGCAATCGCTTCTTCCACAGCATGGTCTCTCCGGAAGGTCAGGTCTTTGAGGATGTGGCCGGGGGCCGGGCTCCCGCAGCCTCGACGCTCTCGTACGAGAAACATTGGTGGTTCGAAAATCATCCTGGCTGTTTCGGCGACGCGACCGACAATCGCTGGACAGATAATCTTCCGTCCTCTGGCGATGAGCGCATGGTCCGGACGACCTATAACCCGCTCGTGCAATGGGCATTCATTCACACGCAGATCCGGGTCGCCCGCCATCTCCCCGCGGAGGAAGCCGCGCAGTGCCGGCACTACGTGGATCGTGCGTTTCAGTACGCAGAGCGATACCCGCATGATGGCCGCACACTGTTCCTTGCCGCCGAACTTCGCGGGCGGCTGGAACGTCTGGCCTCGGGCATCGATTCACACACGAATGCAATTACCAATGTCGCTGATCGACTACTCGACCGTCAGGATCGGACCACGAGCGGTCTCAGCGGCTTCTTCACCGAGAGCCAGCGCACCGACGCGTACCGCTCCATCGCCTTTTCTGCTGATCCTGCCCTCGCGCTGTTGCGTCTTTACGAGCTTCGTCATCTGTTGCTGAATCCTGCCATTGCAGCCCGCGCACAGGAAGCAATCGCTCGCTACGTCGAGCAGTATCTGCTTGCGGACGCATTCTCAAATCCGTTCGCTCTTACGCCTTATGGCATCTTCTTCCACCCGCCCCAGCGCGATCGGCAACGCTTTCGAGAGGCAGGAGCAGGTCGCGGAGTTCGAACCTTCATGCACCCGTACAACGAGCAGGGCATCGTGCATGGAACAAGTTCTGTGTTGCTGAGCCACGCCCACCTTCTGGCACGGGCGGCCCACCAGTTTCAGCATTCAGGCTGGCGCGCCGCGGCCGAACGGCTTCTGCAGTGGTGCCTTGGCCACAATCCCGAAAATCGATCGCTCTTCTCAGGGGTCGGCTACCGGCATCCCGTCGGCTACTCGTACCGGATTCCTCAGCTTCCAGAGGCACCGGTCACCGGATTCATCGGCGCTCCGGACGACACACCGTACTTGGAAACTTCCACGGCCATCGAGTGGAACACCCTCGAGTATTGGAGCATTCCGTACATCCATGCCGCACAGGCAGCCTGTTGGATTCAGGCCTGA
- a CDS encoding carbon-nitrogen hydrolase family protein — protein sequence MNEKTIAAIALRNGEYEDFHQTLTEAARLVEDAARQGADLVVLPETINLLHRYRQSTPLAELALEDWQNATAVLCEAASRANVALVLPLFVRDALGMANRFFLLDRDGTNLGQYQKRIPSTGEVVCGVLPGAPKPVRWEGLSLGGSICVDLYYPADVFDPQMAAGVDAFLLPSMTPGGSLLEAYAVQYGVPFILAYSPWSRILDRDGRELAAGGYRSETLRAGFGSPIVQATLNFDAVTLFADFNQHKLPNVQRYYGDRVRIRFDQPNCTFLLESRSADLTVAEVVREFGLISRRDYLAQLGPLPLQP from the coding sequence ATGAATGAGAAGACGATTGCAGCCATCGCACTTCGCAATGGCGAATACGAAGACTTCCACCAGACGTTGACCGAAGCAGCGCGTCTGGTGGAAGACGCTGCGCGCCAGGGCGCGGACCTGGTAGTTCTGCCCGAAACCATCAACCTGCTGCACCGCTACAGACAGAGCACGCCGCTGGCAGAGCTTGCTCTCGAAGACTGGCAAAATGCGACCGCAGTGTTGTGCGAAGCCGCTTCGCGAGCTAACGTCGCACTGGTCCTGCCGCTCTTCGTCCGCGACGCACTTGGTATGGCTAACCGCTTCTTCCTGCTGGACCGTGACGGTACAAACCTCGGCCAGTATCAGAAGCGCATCCCCTCGACAGGCGAGGTCGTCTGCGGCGTTCTGCCCGGTGCGCCGAAACCGGTCCGCTGGGAAGGGCTGTCACTCGGGGGAAGCATCTGCGTCGACCTATACTACCCAGCGGATGTCTTCGATCCGCAGATGGCCGCCGGCGTGGACGCATTCCTGCTGCCCAGCATGACGCCCGGTGGTTCCCTGCTCGAAGCCTACGCCGTACAGTACGGTGTGCCGTTCATCCTGGCCTACTCACCCTGGAGCCGCATTCTCGATCGCGATGGCCGCGAGCTTGCCGCCGGCGGCTACCGGTCAGAGACTCTTCGCGCCGGTTTCGGATCTCCGATCGTGCAAGCGACGCTCAACTTCGACGCCGTCACGCTTTTCGCGGACTTCAACCAGCACAAGCTCCCGAATGTGCAGCGGTACTACGGAGATCGCGTGCGCATCCGTTTCGACCAGCCCAACTGCACGTTTCTGCTTGAATCGCGTTCTGCCGATCTTACGGTCGCGGAAGTCGTGCGCGAATTCGGCCTTATCTCGCGCCGGGACTATCTTGCACAGCTTGGTCCTCTACCTCTTCAACCCTGA
- a CDS encoding IclR family transcriptional regulator → MSSTLRCLKVLELLADEPFELSLSEMASRLDIPRASAHRLCTTLIEANLITQDPATRRYMLNSHALWIGSGYLRHSPLYRAAFFPMQELARQIPGTVQLGVLDQDYVLFIHSVGYSGAPDSFADVGLRRPLNATASGKIFLTGMTSEGVERIMVKCTEKYTGNTITSHDRMLEELSAVRTNRYARNIEELLPGYWVLASGVFAGVSEVPAAAISITLPLSEFSPEREAAIAALVQDAARRTSLQLGPNSVSRAVVPAGNGLR, encoded by the coding sequence ATGAGTTCGACCCTCCGCTGTCTGAAGGTGCTGGAACTGCTTGCTGATGAACCGTTCGAACTGTCTTTGAGTGAAATGGCCTCACGTCTGGACATCCCGAGAGCATCCGCCCACCGGTTGTGCACCACACTGATCGAGGCAAATCTCATTACGCAGGATCCAGCCACACGCAGGTACATGCTCAACAGCCATGCTCTGTGGATCGGTTCCGGGTATCTTCGGCACTCGCCGCTGTACCGCGCGGCCTTCTTCCCCATGCAGGAGCTGGCCCGGCAGATCCCCGGTACGGTTCAACTTGGTGTACTCGATCAGGACTACGTTCTCTTCATCCACTCCGTCGGCTATTCCGGAGCACCCGATTCCTTCGCCGATGTCGGTCTGCGACGCCCGTTGAACGCGACGGCCTCCGGCAAGATCTTCCTCACCGGCATGACGTCTGAGGGAGTGGAACGCATCATGGTCAAGTGCACAGAGAAGTACACCGGCAACACCATCACGTCGCACGACCGCATGCTGGAAGAGTTGAGTGCCGTCCGCACAAACCGTTACGCACGCAATATCGAGGAACTTCTTCCCGGTTACTGGGTGCTGGCATCGGGGGTCTTTGCAGGAGTATCCGAAGTTCCGGCCGCGGCCATCAGCATCACGCTGCCGCTGTCAGAATTTTCGCCGGAACGCGAGGCTGCGATTGCCGCTTTAGTGCAGGATGCCGCTCGCAGAACATCGCTCCAGTTAGGCCCCAACTCGGTCAGTCGCGCTGTTGTCCCGGCAGGGAATGGGTTGCGGTAG
- a CDS encoding Gfo/Idh/MocA family protein, translated as MKVAILGGGQMGINVMGHLRDSPLLSDVTVYDTDAARLEKLRREQGVTTEASLERILDSPDIPLVFITASNDVHKSLAVQALEAGKAVMCEKPMATTLADAEAMVQTAERTGGFLQVGFELRYSHLYRRVKQWLDLGLLGKIKNTQCTYCTSAWGRHNVWRAAAGTSGGMFGEKLSHYVDLVRWWADDQVEEVYAVAAPNVISYYEVHDNYHCTYRFKSGAVSQLTFMMAPAATFQGDPLQNAVSQQAGDGHMLRYMIYGDKGAAETDVFPRTLKRWEFGEDDWGQRSRWVENETWDPDEDFKWFHNTHDQALDIVRRVAEGEPPMTSPRDALETTRLCFAAEISARERRPVRMDELRIEATQ; from the coding sequence ATGAAGGTAGCAATTCTGGGCGGCGGCCAGATGGGGATAAATGTCATGGGGCATCTGCGGGATAGTCCGCTCCTCAGTGACGTCACCGTGTATGACACCGATGCTGCACGGCTGGAGAAATTGCGCCGGGAGCAAGGTGTCACTACGGAGGCGAGTCTGGAGCGGATTCTTGACAGCCCGGATATTCCGCTTGTCTTCATCACTGCTTCGAACGATGTTCACAAGAGCCTTGCAGTACAGGCATTGGAAGCCGGCAAGGCTGTCATGTGTGAAAAACCAATGGCGACAACGCTCGCCGATGCCGAAGCAATGGTTCAGACAGCAGAGCGCACGGGCGGATTCCTGCAGGTTGGGTTCGAGCTTCGCTACTCTCACCTGTATCGCCGTGTAAAGCAGTGGCTGGACCTTGGCCTGCTTGGCAAGATTAAGAACACGCAATGCACGTATTGCACCAGTGCGTGGGGACGGCACAATGTATGGCGTGCCGCCGCAGGCACCAGCGGTGGCATGTTTGGCGAAAAGCTCAGCCACTACGTGGATCTGGTGCGCTGGTGGGCGGACGACCAAGTCGAAGAGGTGTATGCGGTGGCAGCTCCCAATGTCATCTCTTACTACGAGGTGCACGATAACTATCACTGCACCTACCGGTTCAAGAGCGGTGCTGTCAGTCAGCTCACATTCATGATGGCCCCCGCAGCAACGTTTCAAGGGGATCCATTGCAGAATGCTGTGTCACAGCAGGCAGGTGACGGTCACATGCTGCGCTACATGATCTACGGCGACAAAGGAGCCGCCGAGACGGATGTGTTCCCGCGCACTTTGAAGCGCTGGGAGTTTGGAGAAGACGACTGGGGGCAGAGAAGCCGCTGGGTGGAGAATGAGACCTGGGATCCGGACGAGGATTTCAAATGGTTCCACAACACGCATGACCAGGCTTTGGATATCGTGCGCCGTGTTGCAGAAGGCGAACCACCCATGACATCTCCGCGTGACGCGCTGGAGACCACGCGACTATGCTTCGCAGCAGAAATCTCTGCAAGGGAGCGCCGCCCGGTGCGAATGGATGAGCTCAGGATCGAGGCCACGCAATGA